Part of the Periophthalmus magnuspinnatus isolate fPerMag1 chromosome 23, fPerMag1.2.pri, whole genome shotgun sequence genome, TTCATGTGCATTTCTTTTATTGTACAGCCAAGTATTTAAAGACAGACATTTTGCTTGTGAAGACTGTGATGGTACGGTTAGTGGTGGATTTGATGCTGCCTCTTCTCAAGTGAGTGCAccttttcatctttttaaaacacactgtacttttgtctatcacataaaaaattaaaatgaacttttgtaTGGATAATTTACAGATagttttgtgtcaaaacaacattcaccAGCAGTCTCATATGAACAGAGTGGTCACACATGAACTCATCCATGCCTTTGATCACTGCCGAGCTCATGTGGACTGGTTTAAGAACTACAGACACCTGGCATGTTCTGAGGTGAGTGCAACCTTGGCTGCTTGTGTGCTTTATCTCATAACCTTGaatgacatgttttattgttgcaGTTCACCATCAACAATGATTGTACATGTTTGAGTTGTGAAAAAGCACTTATgaactgtgaaaaacaaaatttacaatATACAGGGTAAACCATATAGGTCTCATGGTTAGATTCAATTTTAACAAATATTTTCTTGCATAGCATATTACTGCGTACACAAAGTTCACTATGTAATAGttaattttttctgttttagatcCGGGCGGCTAACCTTAGTGGAGACTGTTCATTTAGTAATGAACTTTCGAGATTCCATTTTGGCCTAAAGAAGCACCACCAGGTATCTAATGAACCTtgaagtgttttcattttggttgttctTTTCTTTCATACAAACCCTACTAATATCTTACAGGAGTGTGTTCGAGGTCGTGCTCTCCGCTCCATCCTGGCCGTGAGGAAAATAAGCAGAGAAGAGGCTGAGAAAATAGTGGATGAAGTTTTTGACTCTTGTTTCAATGACCATGCACCATTTGGACGAAtccctcacagcaagaaggatGCGAAGTTTGCCTATAGACATTATGAAAGCAGAGATCGATATAATGCAAACATTTAATGGCACATCTCATTTACCTCTCAGGGTGCTTTAGCTGGCCCAAAAGCTGACAGACTGTGACAGTGGCAGCTTCTGAGACAGTCTCTTATTTACAGcttcagctgtcaatcaattAAATCTCTCCTGAAGGGATTTCAGTGTGTCCTTGTAGTTGAAGTATAAAACATTTCTTCTTTTTGGACATTAATTCTGCATAAAGGGATTGTAAAGACTGAAATCACCTTGGAAGTATTAGATGAGGCTGCAGTGATACTTTTAGGTGATCATTGGTGCTTACGAGGAAATGCACAATTTCCTGTTTGTTCATTAATGTTTCTGCAACCTCAATTGATTCCATGTAAATAGAGTGgactatgtctgtgtaatcaatCAGTCATCCATATGtgattcatagcaaaagaaaaattaaattctgtcaactgagcaaagttttaaagtgaagacgttttgcttcTGAttcaagcagcttcttcagatctggtcagattgctggtggacactgccttatatctatctgaagggaggaccTAACTACGCAACACACGTTTatggtttctgtttgttagtgTAGTTCAAATGACCTAGTTAAGTgagaactgtgcctgagtcatattttgcataatcgttcatcCTAATGTATGCTCTTACACCTGTtggcatactggctatcactattgttttccttgttttcatTTAAACCGCAAGTCACAAATCAGTGTGGTGAAGACTGCAATGAGCGTGATATTGGAGAAGCAAAACAGCCATACCATAAGAGAATTTTCAAACACCGTCATGAGAGCAGTTCGGGACTCCAATCTGCCGTCCTGGccatctcaaagccacaaaCCGctgctttgaagatagtgaggtacagatcttagccaaagaaaataaatggttgaaGAGgtgagttaaagaggcaatttttgttagggaagacaatccatctttgaaaagGACTGGGGGGGCTtggacatcatttatctcctatttataactccatcctcagatccaAATCAAAAcgaggaaaacaatagtgataaccaatatgctaataggtgtgagagcacccatcaGGGGCCGGaacaattatacaaaatataactcaagcacagttcacacttggtGTAGTTCAATAGATCTAGACAACAAACAGACACTGAACAAatagatgtgttagtttcagtgtagttggctcctaccttcagatagatatgggtagtgtccaccagcaatctgagcaaaactgaagaagtcgcttgaatgagcagcaaagcATCTCCACTGTTAAAATTGTGTCCACTTAACagaattgaaattttcttttgctatagattGGACTGTGCTTAAATTTTAAAGAGTAAACCAAACAAAGTTTTACAAAAttgttttcttcatgtttttttcacactacattttgtttaattcaagttacaggtcagatctgtggtgggGCAAGGGAACTCACAATTTTGAAGCAATTTGTAAGGAGCAaaagcacctgtaattgaacaaatgcataATTTTACTGTCATATGGTGGAACGGTtcaaacaaagcaatagcatctccaagGAGCCAAGTAGGTAGAAAAGTTAGATAGcacacctttaaatgttttctttatacagttaaCAGTTCAAGTctacagtaaacacacacacacacataccaccATGACATTCTAAGCTGCTGAAGAATCATGTCTCTCCACAGAAATTAAAGAGGGACAAAGTTAAATAAGAATTAGCCTCATAAGGACCCaacacccctccctctctctgctgtatATCTGTATTACACCACACGCTCAAAAgccctcagtctctcctctgcGGTAATGTAATATACCACTTATTGTATCTCTGAAGTGTCTGCTGAGAAAACATGGGCATCGGTTGAACAATGAGCGTGGGTGGGATGGGAGGGCTAAAGAAGATTAGGTTAATTTTAGCAGCTTAGAAAATGATCAAAAGAGCTTCtaaagagagggatgaaggagGAAATGATGTTCGGGCTTAATGCAATGTCATCCCAAGTTGACAAAACAGACGAATTCTACAAAACAGAATTACATGtgtacaaatgtaataaaagctAATATATTTGATCAGGTGGCTTTATAAAGGCAATTTATCATTCATTGCTTTATATAGAACAGGACATAATTCTATCCACACAGGCTCTAAGCACTTAGACTGAAAGACTACGGAATAAATCTTTTGGGAATAAACAGATATAACGACAATGTTGACACAAGATTTCTACTTTTTTCATACAATGCCATCTGGCCTGGTGATTAAATATAGCCATAATTAAATAATTTTGCTCAATATATATAGTGAGcagttatttgtgtttttaagggCTGGATAAAATAgtcaaaactagaaaaaaaaactatacacttgaaacacacacaactacatTACCAAGTTGATCCTCTAGATGGCAGTTTTGCTTCATAACAGAACAAGCACAGTTCAGgcttaattattttaataatataaatgacTTACATGTAAATGAGTTGAGTGTTGTAGATAGATGCTGTGGCTTTTTATCACAAACATTCAACAAAGTAATCAGTGAAaagaggatttatttttttatttatttgagattCTATCTTTGTAAGTGAGGGGCTGCCCACTGTGAAGTAATTATGCTCCTGCTTCAACTGCACACAGCCTCCAGAGAAGTGCAGTGGGACAGGGACTTTACCCACGGAGCAGTAATGAAGTCGTGCCATTAATTAGACTATTCCAAACGAAGTCCGACTGAGCGTGGACTGTGCATGGAGAGATGTTTGAGATGTGCCTGCTTCGAGGAGCCAATGCAATCTCAGTCTGAATTTGAAGTAGGCCTATGCTGTGGAGACCTTGTGATATCAAACTAATCTTTGATCCTTTTATTTTCTACTAAAATAACAGATAGATCAGGTTTATTTCAAAAGTTTCAACATTACTTggcataattttacatttaaactggCCACTGCTTCAGtaaaagttgttgtgtacacACTATttctcattaaaggtgcacatgtcttttctttcttttctcgtGTTGCGTCTAGTGAggctaaaaataccttaaaaacatacattgtaACTATAATCTCTGTAACCTGGCCTCgtaccatctgcttgtctgtgtggatatgtttgatgccatatttagaaatatttcacaattatatctccatggagacaagcagagcaGACAGAAAGGTTGCatgatgcacctttaacaaattgtgttttttttcatagtacatttttatatatgcaTTTGCTATGAAGTATGAGACAGTGAGGCAGGGTACAAACTTTGAAAGTCAAGGCCATTTACCCATTTACTGAATATACTGTGGACAGTTATAATCCTATTTTTTAGAATAGTAAGAGCAGAGAAAACCACATTACAAGTCCCtcagaatttgtatttatttatttattttttgccttaaattgtttttcatacttttttattatcatcattatgtGGTAAGATATTACTGCTTTCTTTTCCCACGACGAGTCCCTCAAAACTgtaagtcagtggatttgtgtGACATTGACGGAGGTTTATTAAGACCTAATCCTGGAGCTTATATCAGGAAATCCAAACATTCACCGACACTAGTCCTTCATGAGTCTTTCTCTGTAACCACATTGGCCAGTGTCtacaaaaaacacatctttaaaGTCTGTAATTAACCATCATTATTCTCTCATCAGCAAATTATCCTCTCAGATTTACattgtttgttttcttctttttactTCTTATTTGTGCTAAATGCCTTAGACAATATACACAGTGCAGAGATAAGATGCCTTCAAAGACAGCTGGCTAACTCTCACTGCAGAAGATGATGTCCACAGCAGTAATTAGCTTGCTTTGGCATTTGGATCACCACTCTGCTAATGATATGCGTGATATTAATTAAGAGAAAGTGATTAACATATAACTGCTGGATATGTCCTGGGGTAGGTGCAGCAGCGGGTGGCTCTCCCTGCAGACAGAGGCTCATTAATACATCCCAACAGGCAGCTCTGCTAACCTTGACAGTTTGGAGTGATTCTTAAAGTTTGTGGACTTTTCTTTGAAAGTTTCACAAAGAAATGTAAGTAGAACTCACTTGTTCTATTGTCTTCTCATTTCTGCCTTTGGCCTCCCTGCGTGATGAAAATTTAAATTTGCTTTTGCTGGGATGAAGAAAACACTtattcatgtttaaaagcttTGTTTGTTCCACTTTATTGGACATTTTTGGGTATCTTTTGTAAGTAATGTTTTTGAGTATCTGACCATGAAACATTTGTAGACCCACTGTAGcactttgtttaaaattgtcCCATTTCCAGTGGAAAATAGcaaacataaatatttgaagTGTCCACACAGTctgtattttcttattttacatTCCAAGGCCTTCACACTTGACACTATTTGGCATCTGACAACcctgttcattcattcatctttATTATCATTTACTTAATCCATGCCAATATTAAACTACCCAATCTAAGTctcataataaattaattgcAGTTTTTGGTTTACTGCAggctttacagaaaaaaattaaataaatacaaagataTATTTTCCTGCCACGGCTGCAGAAagccaaaccaaaacataacGGACATAATggacaaaagtaaaaacaaaaaaacaacaacaaagagaCGCATGAACACTCAGCACGTCATTCAGAAGCTCAAGGACAGAtcacctctcttcctcttgttaGTAACGTGTGGTGCTCTGAGCGGACACAAGCCCATGGGACGTCCCACATTGTGCAGGGATGAGCCCGGAGGGTGGGCTCGTGTCCCGGGTGAGTCCCTTCTCTTTGACCTGTCCCGTCTCCTATGTGGTTAGTCCAGATAAGTGTCCTCCAGCTGTGCAGATTTGTCACGGATGGATGCCTGAGCCGAACATCCACAACCGCAGGGAGCACCCGTGTACACCCGGGACAGGGGCGAGAGCTCTCTCACCCACATCTGACTGCACTGACATACATAGACTGGAaatagggcagctgtggcataGGCTTCATGCTCTGTTCAACCTAAAATCACCTACAATGGCAAACATAGCTGGGAGGCTGTATAGTGTTTCAATGTTAAAGCTATATTTGCAATGGCCCTTTGCTCTTATTGGTCTTACTAATCGACATCGCCTTCACTTTACCTGGTAGGGACGTTATAATTGTCAAACCCACAGCCTTGGCAATGATTTTGTACCAGTGTGCCAGGGAACGTTAGTGTGCTTCAGGGGTTGCCATGGAAAAATGTCCATAGATTCATAAAGTTATCTATGTAACAACTAAACATTCTTGACCATACTTCTGAACCAAAAAAAGACACGAACATGACCACTTTTGCAAATTCCCTAGTACCATACACAGTGACCAGACATTATTTACACCGTTTTGTTCGAACTGGTGTCATTTCTAAACATTTTGGATAGTGGGTAGTGAGCTGAAGCATCtttttaacagcaaaaatatGCCTCGACTTAAAAAAAAGGCTGCAAAAACACTGGTATAGGTTATCTTGAATCCAGCTTTGACCAGTTCATGCTGTCGTTgtctccttgggcaagacatctCAGGCCTATGATTGACGGATAAATATTTGATGCCAATTAGCAGTCACATTCCTGCAACTTTATGAGCGGTATAAGCTTagatcactgaaataaacaataaacctaTCGCCTATAAAAAGAGACATAAAGCCTACATATATATTACATGAGCCACATACGTAAAACAGGCAAATCTTTATCATTAATATCCTTCTGTTCCTTGTGAAGTCTTAAGCCTGCCTTCTACCAGAGGAACTCAAACTGCTGTGGTGTTGTTATTGATCATCAAAGGTCCGCCTCACATCCTAATGAGCGTATAATGCACGTTATCTTCCTAATTATCATTTAGTCCGTCTAACCTCTGCTCCAGCCGGGGCTTCATTACTCAGCAGACAGGGGGCCAGCACTGACCCCACGTCCCGTCTGCGCATCACGCTCATTAGCAGAGGCTGGCCCAGGCATGGCTGCTGCTGCTATCCTCAACCTGAACTATTGATAATGCACACAAGACACTCTAGTCAACATCAGGGACTCCAACAAGGACAAACGCATTGATTCTCCGTTTGACTTTGGTGACAAAAGATGTGGGAAATAGCTTAAGGAGAATCCAAAACTTGTAAATCTGTGTTATCTTCAAAATGTGAGAATGGGTACAGTGAGGCCATAATGGAGGTGATGGGATACTGAAGTGAAACAGGGCAAAGAATCTAGTTACGTGCGTGAAAATACAAGACAAAAgaggatgaatacttttgtttgctcaaaaacatacttttaaattttgatttgacTGTAGCTGTTGTATGTCTTATGCTTGACACAGCCTCTTCTTTCTATCCTCACCCTAATGTAGTAGCATTTGTGTCCACTAGAGATCACTCTGGCCCTGTTCTCTAAGCTAGAAATTCTATGGATTTTTCAGGGGTTTTTTAATTGCATAAACTCTGAACTTTCCTCGTGGGGGTTCGCAACACTTCTACCATATGTCTAATTAATTTGCATCAATGAAATCGACATGCATGTACACAAGGCACCGGCCTGTAATTCAAAACACACTGGGGAATTTGCATAACACACAATAGATTTTTGCAAGTTATTGGGGGTATTGGggttaattaaaacataaagtgTATTATGTATCTTTGATGTTGCTTGTAAATGCCAATTGTCTGATAGTTTTAACTGTAAACATAATCCTCATTGTTTATTGACTTTAAAACAGTCTCTTAAGTCTAATAGCTATGGAGCTTGCACGATAACACAATTGTAATATACTTTTCCCACAGTCTGTTCCTCTGAGTAAAAGGCACACACCACCTAATAATCTTTGGGTTTTCCTTTCAATCCCCTGATCCTTTcacccccctcttctcctcaggACGTCCCATACAGGGATACCTATACACACCCCTAAACACACAGAAACCATACTTTTGATGATACATGCACCTGGTGGTACTTGCAGACAGTGTGGGGAAAGTCTCTTGGCAAATAGAGACAGTGGAGAAGGCAGTACTTAACACGGGGCAATGATCATGAAAGAGCCCTTATACCAATTTGTTTATTGTACTTGTAGTATACATgtagtataaataaatacattaacaaAGATTGCACTCAGATAGTGTGATAGGTTCAAGGTTCAAGGGCACAGAACAACAAAGGACATTATACCGACACTTTAACTTAGCCCTCAGCTACAGCTTTTAGGTCTGACTTTGCCAGACCTTGTCTTGTTTCACAATAATACTATGGTGCGATTCTTGGATGCTTGTTTTGAAAGCTCTCTCACATGCTTAGCTTTGACTGAATCAAAAGCTGTAAAACCTTTTTTGAAAAGTATCTTGTAttgcaaatgtaaatatatatattatctttctttcatacacatatGAAATAATGTTACTAAACATGTCCCAGTATCACTTGTCCTCATTCAGGCATTAGCTGTGGACGATAATGTGGGTGTCAGAACAATACGTTTAACTGTGATCTGTGATTAAAATCAGGTGTAAGTGACTGTCGCTGTATGGACCACATATGTGTGGCTTTCACACTGGTAATTACAACACTTTCAAACATGTGCTATGGGTGTTTGATGTGCAGTCAGAGAGAGACCTTTGAAGACTAACACAGCACCATCTGGGAGAaactgaagaagatgaagaagaaaaagaagagattgATGTAGAGAGATGaactgacacatgtgaaattatGTTGCTAGTTTGTGGAATACAAATGCTCATTACTCAAAAACAGATCCTGATTTTACAGGAAACATGGTC contains:
- the atp23 gene encoding mitochondrial inner membrane protease ATP23 homolog, with the protein product MDQTKQEEDYGYDLFPERNKSKYKKGSITESLFTFNHKCQVMLQYAIDTSPYAKLLLGAMKHSGCQVFKDRHFACEDCDGTVSGGFDAASSQIVLCQNNIHQQSHMNRVVTHELIHAFDHCRAHVDWFKNYRHLACSEIRAANLSGDCSFSNELSRFHFGLKKHHQECVRGRALRSILAVRKISREEAEKIVDEVFDSCFNDHAPFGRIPHSKKDAKFAYRHYESRDRYNANI